One part of the Salinivirga cyanobacteriivorans genome encodes these proteins:
- a CDS encoding ROK family protein, with the protein MKDIVAGIDIGGTNSEVGLVDNEGNVLDRASMKTRAHGKDFSAYLEDLSRLINDLVKTNAVSLVGIGIGAPNGNINNGSIEHAPNLDWKGIVPFCEKLQVHFPEIPIRLTNDANAAALGEKLFGNGKMIDNFLTITLGTGVGSGFIVNGQLMYGHDGMAGEAGHTVVDPNGRVCGCGRRGCLETYVSASGIVRTAAEQLSIHHFQSKLADIPFSELESKTIADLAAKGDVVAQKVFEITGRTLGMKLADFVAITSPKAIFIAGGVVNAGELLLKPVREHMEANLLSIYKGKVRIEKSGLPGIDSAILGAAALIWSQNK; encoded by the coding sequence ATGAAGGATATAGTTGCAGGTATTGATATCGGAGGTACCAACTCAGAAGTTGGATTGGTTGATAATGAGGGAAATGTGCTTGATAGAGCATCAATGAAAACCCGGGCCCACGGAAAGGATTTTTCTGCTTATCTAGAAGATCTGTCCCGGTTAATAAACGATTTGGTGAAAACAAATGCAGTTTCATTGGTTGGCATTGGCATTGGTGCCCCGAACGGAAATATTAATAATGGAAGTATAGAACATGCTCCAAACCTCGATTGGAAAGGAATTGTACCTTTTTGTGAGAAGCTGCAGGTTCATTTCCCTGAAATCCCAATAAGGCTTACGAACGATGCCAATGCGGCAGCTTTGGGCGAAAAGCTTTTTGGCAACGGTAAAATGATCGATAATTTTCTTACCATCACCCTAGGTACTGGTGTTGGAAGTGGTTTTATTGTAAACGGACAATTAATGTACGGGCACGATGGTATGGCCGGAGAAGCCGGACACACTGTGGTCGATCCCAACGGGCGCGTATGTGGGTGTGGCCGTAGAGGTTGCCTGGAAACTTATGTTTCGGCTTCAGGCATTGTGCGCACAGCTGCAGAACAGTTATCTATTCATCACTTTCAAAGTAAACTGGCAGACATACCCTTTAGTGAGTTGGAGTCGAAAACAATTGCCGATTTGGCTGCCAAAGGAGATGTGGTAGCGCAAAAGGTGTTTGAAATTACGGGTCGCACACTGGGGATGAAACTGGCCGATTTTGTGGCCATTACCAGCCCGAAGGCTATTTTTATTGCCGGCGGGGTGGTCAATGCCGGAGAACTGTTGCTTAAACCCGTGCGCGAACATATGGAAGCCAATCTCTTGAGCATCTACAAGGGAAAGGTGCGCATCGAAAAATCAGGACTGCCCGGTATCGATTCTGCCATACTAGGCGCAGCGGCACTCATCTGGAGTCAAAATAAGTAG
- a CDS encoding sugar MFS transporter, translated as MENARKTSANRLALIVVTTLFFMWGFITCMNDILIPYLKKVFELNYFRAMLVQFAFFGAYFIGSLTYFIVSATKGDPILRLGYKKGIIAGLLVSGSALVIFWPAAALHSYELFLSALFILGLGFTLLQITANPYVAILGPDETASSRLNLAQGYNSLGTTIAPIIGGYLIFHYFAKYGQPLLNSAGNQIFTDDGAQMTAFAVQAPYMIFAAMFFILALIVYRTKLPRVTEGEEVEFSAGALRYRNLVFGMIAIFMYVGAEVSIGSIMINYIKQQLNTGEMLAKSYLAFYWGGAMIGRFLGAISMGSTSQSMQKTLKMIGTAFGVFMLIYLIVYIESGFTFALSQVYPFAGFLILNLIAFRIGRSLPHRTLFLFALMNIVLLTTALYTGGLVSMWCIVAIGLFNSIMWSNIFTLAIRDLGKHTSQGSSLLVMMILGGAIIPLIQGAVADAVSVHMSFFVPIFSYIYLAFYGEEGYKPRKWNLKKL; from the coding sequence ATGGAAAATGCCCGTAAAACGTCTGCAAACCGCCTGGCGCTTATTGTAGTGACTACGCTTTTTTTTATGTGGGGATTTATTACCTGCATGAACGATATCCTGATTCCATACCTCAAAAAGGTTTTTGAATTGAATTACTTCAGAGCTATGCTCGTTCAGTTTGCCTTTTTTGGTGCTTATTTTATCGGATCATTAACCTATTTTATTGTATCGGCTACCAAGGGAGACCCAATTTTGAGGCTTGGTTACAAAAAGGGTATAATAGCAGGTTTGCTTGTCAGTGGTTCGGCGTTGGTTATTTTTTGGCCTGCTGCGGCGCTGCACAGTTACGAGCTTTTTCTAAGTGCGCTGTTTATTTTAGGTTTGGGTTTCACCCTATTGCAAATCACAGCAAATCCATATGTGGCTATTCTCGGGCCCGACGAGACTGCCTCTTCGCGCTTAAACCTGGCACAAGGTTACAACAGCCTCGGTACTACCATTGCCCCAATTATTGGTGGGTACCTGATTTTCCATTATTTTGCCAAATATGGGCAACCATTGCTAAATAGTGCAGGTAATCAAATATTTACTGATGATGGTGCACAAATGACTGCCTTTGCCGTGCAGGCTCCGTATATGATTTTTGCAGCCATGTTCTTTATATTGGCCTTAATTGTTTATCGAACAAAATTACCACGGGTAACAGAGGGGGAAGAAGTCGAGTTTTCAGCAGGTGCTTTGCGTTACAGGAACCTGGTTTTTGGTATGATAGCTATCTTTATGTATGTAGGCGCCGAAGTGAGTATTGGCAGTATCATGATCAATTATATTAAGCAGCAACTCAATACAGGTGAAATGCTGGCCAAGTCATACCTTGCCTTTTACTGGGGCGGAGCAATGATTGGTCGCTTTTTGGGAGCAATTAGTATGGGAAGCACCAGCCAATCGATGCAAAAAACATTGAAAATGATCGGTACAGCTTTTGGTGTTTTTATGCTGATTTACCTGATTGTATACATCGAAAGCGGATTTACATTTGCTTTAAGCCAGGTATATCCGTTTGCCGGTTTCCTTATTTTGAACCTGATTGCATTCCGTATTGGCCGAAGCCTGCCTCATCGTACCCTGTTCCTTTTTGCATTAATGAATATTGTATTGCTAACAACAGCTTTGTATACCGGAGGTCTTGTTTCTATGTGGTGCATTGTGGCAATAGGTTTGTTTAACTCTATCATGTGGTCCAATATTTTTACACTGGCCATTCGCGATTTGGGTAAACACACAAGTCAGGGATCTTCCCTACTGGTAATGATGATACTGGGGGGCGCAATTATTCCGCTGATACAGGGAGCGGTAGCAGATGCTGTTTCGGTGCACATGTCGTTTTTTGTGCCCATATTTTCTTATATTTATTTGGCCTTTTATGGCGAAGAGGGTTACAAACCCCGGAAATGGAATTTAAAAAAATTGTAA
- a CDS encoding ATP-binding protein, whose protein sequence is MKSVKHILLIFSLLFGILPGAFANSYGVLDLFEWNPDTFRKLTGKWYFVPGKHVFSADTLTNHYFIETGKSWNNEEVGDSVMGKNGYGTYELDLILPDTTLEYGLDLGSVASSYALYIDGQLIKKVGEPYGTPQTYRPEFNTQIATFKSEAKRVKITIHVTNFDYSKGGIWGEIRISKARKLELYRQNRINFIFLLFGGILVMSLYHAGLYLLRRKEKSSLYFFFWTFAAAFRLLFSGRYFPALDMFYVNWFWTVKIEYLTFYLSIPLFLKFVSELFPRSVDKYIMRVVLIFGALASLIVLVTPVSLFTYSVVAYQLFTFACIGYVFIVLYRILGKNEPGSKTFLLGFLVLAVTVIHDILSAHYLFSNGSWFSTGLVFFVVSQAYLLASRFTSTFSRAEVLSNQLNYMNVHLEKIVDERTQKLQDANEELKEKNDEVSRQSDQMTIMNKELRKLSVAASETDNAIVITNKDGEIEWVNRGFERLYGYSLGEMHQRFGNNLKKAGRSKHIETLIKQVIDTRKSVNYESTVEAHDGSKIQVQTTLSPIMDANNELIYLVAIDTDIRKLKKVERELKKSNSAKNKLFSIIAHDLRSPFNSLLGLTELMLARYKELSSEELLQFLKDLNEVSQKTYYLLLNLLEWSRTQRDKIEINPQKHNLAALLDETLGLFTTSFENKNLILKKDVADDLQIFVDYQSFSTVLRNLISNAIKFTPRNKHIHISAKESGAFIEVTVRDEGIGISPDNVKRLFSAEESYSTEGTEQEKGTGLGLMLCKSFVEKNEGTIDVESKVGYGTTFRVRIPAAPWA, encoded by the coding sequence ATGAAAAGCGTTAAGCATATATTGTTGATTTTTAGTCTGCTTTTTGGGATTTTGCCAGGAGCATTTGCCAATAGCTATGGTGTGCTTGATCTTTTTGAATGGAACCCCGATACTTTTAGAAAACTTACAGGTAAATGGTATTTTGTGCCGGGTAAACATGTTTTTTCTGCCGACACCCTAACCAACCACTATTTTATTGAAACAGGTAAATCGTGGAATAATGAGGAGGTAGGTGACTCAGTTATGGGTAAAAACGGATACGGTACCTATGAGCTTGATTTAATTTTACCCGATACGACTTTGGAATATGGCCTGGATTTAGGTTCAGTAGCTAGTTCCTATGCGCTCTACATTGATGGTCAATTAATAAAAAAAGTTGGAGAGCCTTATGGTACACCACAAACTTACAGACCAGAATTTAATACCCAAATAGCCACATTTAAATCTGAAGCAAAGCGGGTTAAAATTACTATTCATGTAACGAATTTCGATTACAGTAAAGGAGGGATCTGGGGCGAAATCAGGATCTCAAAGGCCAGAAAGCTGGAACTATACCGGCAAAATCGAATCAATTTTATTTTTTTGCTGTTTGGAGGTATTTTAGTGATGAGTTTGTATCATGCCGGCCTTTATTTGTTGAGGCGTAAAGAAAAATCATCACTTTATTTTTTCTTTTGGACATTTGCTGCTGCCTTCAGGCTTCTGTTTTCAGGTCGCTATTTTCCGGCCCTGGACATGTTTTATGTAAACTGGTTTTGGACTGTGAAGATTGAGTACCTTACATTTTACCTTTCTATTCCACTGTTTTTGAAATTTGTATCAGAGCTTTTCCCCAGAAGTGTCGATAAATACATAATGAGGGTAGTATTGATCTTTGGAGCTTTAGCTTCTTTAATTGTATTGGTTACTCCTGTAAGTTTATTTACCTATTCAGTTGTTGCTTATCAGTTGTTTACATTTGCGTGTATCGGTTATGTTTTCATAGTGCTTTACCGTATTTTAGGTAAAAACGAACCCGGCAGTAAAACCTTTTTACTGGGCTTTTTGGTATTAGCTGTTACAGTTATACATGATATTTTATCAGCCCATTACTTGTTTTCCAATGGTTCATGGTTCAGCACGGGCCTGGTTTTTTTCGTTGTGTCGCAGGCCTATTTACTCGCCTCCCGTTTTACAAGTACCTTCTCGCGTGCTGAAGTGCTAAGCAATCAGCTGAATTATATGAATGTGCATCTGGAGAAAATTGTGGATGAGCGAACCCAGAAACTACAGGATGCCAATGAAGAATTGAAAGAGAAAAACGACGAGGTGTCAAGGCAATCAGACCAGATGACCATAATGAATAAAGAACTTAGAAAGTTGAGTGTGGCAGCCAGTGAAACTGACAACGCCATTGTCATTACCAATAAAGATGGAGAAATTGAATGGGTAAATAGGGGGTTTGAGCGCCTGTATGGTTATTCTTTGGGTGAAATGCACCAACGGTTTGGTAATAATCTGAAAAAAGCCGGACGCAGTAAGCACATCGAAACATTAATAAAGCAGGTAATCGACACCCGGAAATCTGTAAATTATGAATCGACCGTTGAGGCACACGATGGAAGTAAAATTCAGGTGCAAACAACGCTTTCTCCTATTATGGATGCCAATAATGAGCTCATTTACCTTGTGGCAATCGACACCGATATACGAAAACTTAAAAAAGTAGAGCGGGAGCTTAAAAAGTCCAATAGTGCTAAAAATAAACTATTTTCCATTATTGCACATGACCTTCGCAGTCCTTTTAACTCTTTATTGGGCCTTACAGAGCTTATGTTGGCGCGCTATAAAGAATTGTCTTCCGAAGAGCTCCTGCAATTTCTTAAAGATTTAAACGAAGTATCACAAAAGACCTATTACCTGTTGCTCAATTTGCTCGAATGGTCAAGAACTCAAAGAGATAAAATCGAGATAAATCCACAGAAACATAACCTGGCAGCACTCCTGGATGAAACATTGGGTTTATTTACAACTTCGTTCGAAAACAAAAATCTCATACTGAAAAAAGACGTTGCTGATGACCTCCAAATATTTGTCGATTATCAATCATTTAGCACTGTGCTGCGCAACCTGATTTCGAATGCAATAAAATTCACACCACGAAATAAGCACATACATATCTCAGCAAAAGAATCGGGTGCTTTTATTGAAGTTACTGTGCGTGATGAGGGTATTGGTATTTCTCCTGACAATGTTAAACGTTTGTTTAGTGCAGAAGAGAGCTACTCTACCGAAGGTACGGAGCAGGAAAAAGGCACAGGCCTCGGGTTAATGCTTTGTAAAAGCTTTGTGGAGAAGAATGAAGGAACCATCGATGTGGAGAGTAAAGTGGGATATGGTACAACCTTCCGCGTTCGGATTCCAGCTGCTCCATGGGCATGA
- a CDS encoding mechanosensitive ion channel family protein yields MEELFEFVKSYTGISIPLQIKIYKTIITAFVIWVISRISIGLVHKWIDDLKKQYRLRKIIKRVSFIIFILLVADLWLVKFDSLATFFGLVSAGLAIALKDPITDLAGWLFIIWRKPFELSDRVEVGEHKGDVIDIRLFQFTLIEIGNWVGADQSTGRVIHIPNASVFSHKLANYTTGFQYIWDEISVLVTFESDWEKAKAIIHEVTTYHTAKDVEHAQREIKHAAKKYLIFYKNLSPKVYTSVEESGVLLSARYLVISKERRYMAEQIWEDILRKFKQNDDIDFAYPSIRYYDNRTEGKKPLRAD; encoded by the coding sequence ATGGAAGAGCTATTTGAATTCGTCAAATCTTATACCGGAATATCAATTCCGCTACAAATTAAAATATATAAAACAATTATTACAGCATTCGTGATCTGGGTTATATCGCGAATAAGCATCGGACTGGTTCATAAATGGATCGATGACCTCAAAAAACAGTACCGTTTAAGAAAAATCATTAAGCGGGTCTCTTTTATCATTTTCATCTTACTGGTAGCAGATTTATGGCTGGTAAAGTTCGATTCACTGGCCACATTTTTCGGTCTGGTTTCGGCAGGTTTAGCAATTGCCCTTAAAGACCCAATCACGGATTTGGCAGGCTGGCTGTTTATTATTTGGCGAAAGCCATTTGAACTATCAGACAGAGTGGAGGTAGGTGAGCACAAAGGCGATGTAATTGATATTCGCTTATTTCAATTTACGCTCATTGAAATAGGAAACTGGGTAGGTGCCGACCAAAGCACCGGCAGGGTAATTCACATCCCAAACGCATCGGTTTTCAGCCATAAACTCGCGAATTACACCACAGGTTTTCAGTACATTTGGGATGAAATAAGTGTTTTGGTAACATTCGAAAGCGACTGGGAAAAAGCAAAAGCAATTATTCACGAAGTTACCACATACCATACTGCTAAAGATGTGGAGCATGCCCAGCGTGAAATAAAACATGCTGCAAAAAAATATCTGATATTTTATAAAAACCTCTCTCCGAAGGTGTATACAAGTGTAGAAGAAAGTGGTGTATTACTCTCGGCGAGATATCTTGTAATTTCAAAAGAAAGGAGATATATGGCAGAGCAGATTTGGGAAGATATTTTAAGAAAATTCAAGCAAAACGACGATATAGACTTTGCTTATCCATCTATACGCTATTACGACAACAGAACCGAAGGCAAAAAGCCTCTGCGAGCCGATTAA
- a CDS encoding NAD(P)H-dependent flavin oxidoreductase, with protein MKTLDKLLNIKYPLLLSPMFMVTNENMVAAAIDAGATGALVAHNYRSSEALRNGIRNLKSKNRTPFGVNLTLDFGNELFHENLQVCAEEQVDFIITSLGDPEEVINKVKPLGVKVFCDVIHERHAAKAVERGADALIAVNKDAGGHAGVYTAEELISDLKARFDIPVISAGGVSSGEDMKKVMDMGAAGVSVGSVFIATHESNVSDEYKQAIIEGGASDIILTKRISGVPMTVIKTNYIKSIGDERSWLERKLKKRKRTRRVLRKALVGAGLNRYQHYVVGPDYQKVFCAGPSIARVNTVVSVKDVVQRIAGANPQ; from the coding sequence ATGAAGACTTTGGATAAATTACTAAATATTAAATATCCCTTATTGCTCTCGCCCATGTTTATGGTAACCAATGAGAATATGGTTGCTGCAGCTATTGATGCAGGAGCTACCGGGGCTTTGGTTGCTCATAATTATCGAAGTTCAGAAGCTTTGAGGAATGGTATACGTAATTTGAAATCGAAAAACAGAACGCCTTTTGGGGTGAATCTGACATTGGATTTCGGTAATGAATTATTTCATGAAAATCTGCAGGTTTGTGCTGAGGAGCAAGTTGATTTTATTATCACCTCCCTTGGGGATCCTGAAGAAGTGATAAACAAAGTAAAACCGCTGGGTGTGAAGGTTTTTTGTGATGTTATACACGAACGTCATGCTGCAAAAGCTGTGGAGAGAGGTGCCGATGCACTCATTGCTGTGAATAAAGATGCCGGGGGACATGCAGGAGTTTATACCGCCGAAGAGCTTATTTCAGATTTAAAGGCCAGGTTTGATATTCCTGTAATTTCTGCAGGCGGAGTTTCGTCCGGTGAAGATATGAAAAAGGTGATGGATATGGGTGCAGCCGGGGTTTCTGTTGGATCGGTCTTTATCGCTACGCATGAAAGCAATGTAAGTGATGAGTATAAACAGGCTATTATTGAGGGCGGTGCATCAGATATTATTCTTACAAAGCGAATTTCAGGTGTCCCGATGACGGTTATAAAAACCAACTACATTAAGTCAATAGGCGATGAACGATCGTGGCTTGAGCGTAAACTGAAAAAGCGTAAACGTACCCGACGCGTATTACGCAAGGCGCTTGTCGGTGCAGGTTTAAATCGCTATCAGCATTACGTGGTGGGTCCTGACTATCAAAAGGTGTTTTGCGCAGGTCCTTCAATTGCCAGAGTTAATACAGTAGTTTCTGTAAAGGACGTTGTGCAGCGTATTGCTGGTGCCAATCCCCAATAA
- a CDS encoding tetratricopeptide repeat protein, translating into MKKSIVLWIMLLFPLLSIGQVKEPQLFDDPTLVAAKNQEAELAYNKGIRHFNGGKFEQAVASFKQALKHDDKFAKAYLNLGSTQIRLEQYNEAIENLSMAVKIDSNLAYAYYNRGRAYDLMEDLQNAHADYSKAIELKLKNANLYYYRGVIDFRNNEYDGAISDFTIAINLNPDFTYAYHDRGSARRKVENYKGAIEDYNKAIQLDPQMSMAYNNLGSVKRAKGDYKEAIEEYSLAIKMDSTMHLAFNNRGFARYQDKDFEGAVKDYKKAIEIKPDYLYAYNNLGTALIKLHKYEEAIENLTKAIEMDPDYGIAYMNRGNAKEMLKNFDGACADWSKAVELGVERANDFLIYCNEK; encoded by the coding sequence ATGAAAAAAAGCATAGTGCTATGGATTATGCTCTTGTTCCCGCTACTTTCTATAGGGCAGGTTAAGGAGCCGCAGCTATTTGATGACCCTACACTGGTGGCTGCTAAAAACCAGGAAGCAGAATTAGCCTACAACAAGGGAATACGCCATTTTAACGGCGGTAAATTTGAACAGGCAGTAGCCAGCTTTAAGCAGGCACTGAAACATGATGATAAATTTGCCAAAGCATATTTAAATCTGGGGAGCACACAAATCAGATTGGAACAATACAACGAAGCCATTGAAAACCTCTCCATGGCCGTAAAAATAGACAGCAATCTGGCATATGCTTATTACAACCGGGGAAGGGCTTATGATTTAATGGAAGATTTGCAAAATGCACATGCCGATTACTCAAAAGCCATAGAACTTAAACTAAAAAACGCCAACCTGTATTATTACCGTGGGGTAATTGATTTCAGGAATAATGAATATGACGGCGCCATAAGCGATTTCACAATTGCCATTAATCTAAATCCTGATTTTACTTATGCCTATCATGATCGTGGTAGTGCAAGGAGAAAGGTTGAAAATTATAAAGGTGCAATTGAAGACTACAACAAAGCCATACAGCTTGACCCGCAAATGTCAATGGCCTACAACAACCTGGGCTCAGTAAAACGGGCCAAAGGCGATTACAAAGAAGCTATTGAAGAGTACAGCCTTGCCATTAAGATGGATTCTACCATGCACCTGGCTTTCAATAACCGGGGTTTTGCACGCTATCAGGACAAAGACTTCGAAGGTGCTGTAAAAGATTACAAAAAAGCAATTGAGATTAAGCCCGATTATTTGTATGCCTACAATAACCTTGGCACGGCATTAATCAAACTGCACAAATATGAAGAAGCCATCGAAAACCTTACAAAAGCAATTGAAATGGATCCTGATTACGGCATAGCATATATGAACCGTGGAAACGCCAAAGAAATGCTCAAAAATTTCGATGGAGCTTGTGCCGATTGGAGCAAAGCAGTTGAGCTGGGAGTTGAGAGAGCAAATGACTTTTTGATTTATTGCAACGAAAAATAA
- a CDS encoding OmpA family protein: MRYIFLILIFAFISNTGFSQRVKVKLDNDKFTEFKERWNTKKQVRKGKRAFKDGTFASYRQAAVHFQNAYDKISDNAALTYMLGMSYLKSVPADKALNYLEKAYNQNKTTHPDLIFYYARALHLNYKFEEAISKYNEYKNTLTAEQLGYKDKMLKKRISECRYGIDYMADTARVFTTPIAAINSKYDDFAPVIPPDGTKMYFSSKRPYDKHDDIYENTGQYTENIFWAGKRERDWLFKGSLSKKINEKHNNAVIGLSPNGMQLLLFDGQKNNGDLYKAEYKKSKWRSPKDKEFSKVNSSARESSVTIAYDNRTMYFTSDRDDDQKIGGQDIYRSMRRKSNKKWGKPVNVGGTLNSIYDEEGVFLHPSGQTIYFSSKGHTSMGGYDLFKSEKQSDGTWSSPENLGYPINTPGDDLFFGVTANGRYGYYSSRGRDGDDFDIYEIIFLGPEKPLIQSSEDMLIASMAKPITETVIEKTVDIKTIRLTIVKGKIYDAITNEPIQAEIEITDNEADSVIMTSESGEGGEYLVSLPSGKNYAMTIKAKDYLFHSENFNIPPATNYQEIVKDIEMNKLAAGTKVILNNIFFEFGKAVLRTTSYPELNRVVKLLEAYPKLKIEISGHTDNKGSLAVNKRISEKRAKAVVDYLVTQGVEQNRLTYKGYAYLQPVASNDTEEGRQRNRRVEFKIISHK; encoded by the coding sequence ATGCGATATATATTTCTCATACTTATCTTTGCTTTTATCAGCAATACGGGATTTAGTCAGCGTGTTAAAGTAAAACTCGACAACGACAAATTCACTGAATTCAAGGAGCGCTGGAACACCAAAAAACAAGTAAGAAAAGGCAAGAGGGCTTTTAAAGATGGCACTTTTGCATCGTACAGGCAGGCAGCTGTGCACTTTCAAAACGCCTACGATAAAATCAGCGATAATGCGGCATTGACTTATATGCTCGGCATGTCATATTTAAAATCGGTACCTGCCGACAAAGCCTTAAATTACCTTGAAAAAGCTTACAACCAAAACAAAACAACACATCCCGACCTGATTTTTTATTACGCCAGGGCCTTACACCTCAATTACAAATTTGAGGAGGCCATCTCAAAATACAATGAATACAAAAATACCCTTACAGCAGAACAACTGGGGTACAAAGATAAAATGCTCAAAAAACGTATTAGCGAATGCAGGTACGGAATAGACTACATGGCTGACACAGCCAGGGTTTTTACGACACCCATTGCCGCTATTAACTCAAAATACGACGATTTCGCTCCGGTGATTCCACCCGATGGCACAAAAATGTATTTTTCATCGAAGCGTCCATACGACAAGCATGACGACATTTACGAAAACACAGGCCAATATACCGAAAACATATTCTGGGCCGGCAAACGCGAGCGCGACTGGCTTTTTAAAGGCAGTTTATCGAAAAAAATAAACGAAAAACACAACAACGCTGTAATAGGACTCTCTCCTAACGGCATGCAACTCTTATTGTTTGACGGACAAAAAAACAATGGCGATTTATACAAAGCTGAATACAAAAAAAGCAAATGGCGGTCGCCTAAAGATAAAGAATTTAGCAAAGTTAACTCAAGCGCCCGCGAAAGCTCAGTAACAATAGCCTATGACAACCGCACAATGTATTTTACCAGCGACCGCGATGATGATCAGAAAATTGGCGGGCAGGATATTTACAGGTCAATGCGCAGAAAAAGTAATAAAAAATGGGGTAAACCGGTAAATGTAGGTGGCACACTAAATTCTATATATGATGAAGAGGGGGTCTTCCTGCATCCGAGCGGGCAAACCATTTATTTTAGTTCCAAGGGACACACCAGCATGGGCGGATACGACCTATTCAAATCCGAAAAACAATCGGATGGCACATGGAGTTCGCCAGAGAACCTCGGATACCCGATTAATACACCTGGCGACGATTTATTTTTTGGCGTAACAGCCAACGGCCGTTATGGTTATTACAGCTCAAGAGGCCGCGATGGTGATGATTTTGACATATACGAAATCATATTCCTCGGGCCAGAAAAGCCACTCATCCAGAGCTCGGAAGATATGCTCATCGCCAGCATGGCCAAACCCATTACAGAGACTGTAATTGAAAAAACCGTAGATATCAAAACCATAAGGCTTACCATTGTAAAAGGGAAAATTTACGATGCCATTACCAACGAACCGATTCAGGCAGAAATTGAAATTACCGATAATGAGGCCGATTCTGTAATTATGACAAGTGAATCAGGTGAAGGTGGCGAGTATTTGGTTTCGTTACCATCTGGTAAAAACTATGCCATGACCATTAAAGCTAAAGATTACCTGTTTCATTCAGAGAACTTTAATATACCACCTGCCACCAACTACCAGGAAATTGTGAAGGATATTGAAATGAATAAACTGGCAGCAGGAACAAAAGTAATTCTGAACAACATTTTCTTCGAATTTGGGAAAGCAGTATTACGCACAACTTCCTATCCGGAGCTAAACAGAGTAGTAAAACTTCTGGAAGCCTACCCAAAACTTAAAATCGAAATCTCCGGCCATACGGACAACAAAGGTTCGCTGGCTGTAAACAAAAGAATTTCAGAGAAACGCGCAAAAGCAGTTGTCGACTACCTTGTAACACAAGGGGTTGAACAAAACAGACTAACTTATAAAGGTTATGCCTATCTGCAGCCCGTTGCAAGCAACGATACAGAGGAAGGCAGACAAAGAAACCGTCGCGTTGAGTTTAAAATTATAAGTCATAAATAA